One window of the Chanodichthys erythropterus isolate Z2021 chromosome 2, ASM2448905v1, whole genome shotgun sequence genome contains the following:
- the stmn2a gene encoding stathmin-2a — protein sequence MAKTAIAYKEKMKELSMLSLICSCFSPQTRNNLVCEFEDMEVKPINKRASGQAFEVILKPPSPVSDVAHSITSPPKKRDVSLEDIQKKLEAAEDRRRSQEAQVLKALAEKREHERDVLLKAMEENSNFSKMAEEKLILKMEQIKENREAYLAAMMDRLHEKERHAAIVRRNKELREELIA from the exons ATGGCCAAAACAGCTATCG CATACAAGGAGAAGATGAAGGAGCTGTCCATGCTCTCGCTCATTTGCTCCTGCTTCAGCCCACAGACACGCAACAACCTTGTCTGTGAGTTTGAGG ATATGGAAGTAAAGCCCATAAACAAAAGGGCCTCAGGCCAGGCCTTTGAGGTGATCCTGAAACCGCCCTCACCGGTGTCAGATGTGGCCCACAGCATCACCTCCCCTCCAAAGAAGAGGGATGTGTCACTGGAAGACATCCAGAAGAAACTGGAGGCTGCTGAGGACCGCAGGAGG TCCCAGGAAGCTCAGGTGCTCAAAGCTCTGGCTGAGAAACGCGAGCATGAGAGGGATGTGCTGCTCAAAGCTATGGAGGAGAACAGCAACTTCAGCAAGATGGCAGAGGAAAAGCTCATCCTGAAGATGGAGCAGATCAAGGAAAACCGGGAGGCTTACCTGGCAGCCATGATGGATCGCTTGCATGAGAAG GAGCGACATGCTGCAATTGTCCGCAGGAACAAGGAGCTGAGGGAAGAGCTAATAGCGTGA
- the LOC137025322 gene encoding fatty acid-binding protein, adipocyte-like — MVEQFVGKWKMTSSDNFDEYMKAVGAGFASRQMANLAKPSLTIALDDQGFISMKAVTTFKTLEIKFKLDEEFDETTADDRKVKTIISLADGKLIQTQTWEGKTTIIEREIQDCNMIAKCTMDDVVAIRTYEKDA, encoded by the exons ATGGTTGAGCAATTTGTTGGTAAATGGAAAATGACTTCAAGTGACAATTTTGATGAATACATGAAGGCTGTAG GTGCTGGATTTGCTTCTCGGCAAATGGCTAACCTTGCAAAACCCAGTCTGACAATTGCTTTGGATGACCAGGGGTTCATCTCTATGAAAGCTGTCACTACTTTCAAGACCCTGGAAATCAAATTCAAATTAGATGAAGAATTTGATGAGACAACAGCTGATGACAGAAAAGTGAAG ACTATTATAAGCCTTGCAGATGGTAAACTTATTCAAACACAGACCTGGGAAGGGAAGACCACAATAATTGAAAGAGAGATTCAGGACTGCAACATGATAGCG AAATGCACCATGGATGATGTGGTCGCTATCAGGACATATGAAAAAGATGCATGA